A single genomic interval of Armigeres subalbatus isolate Guangzhou_Male chromosome 1, GZ_Asu_2, whole genome shotgun sequence harbors:
- the LOC134206610 gene encoding uncharacterized protein LOC134206610: MVFVGYCNQQKAYRFLDKDTGRITISRDVRFMENLEFGSEKAQGRSSASEGLPPAGKSTEVPANVPDADDSIVELDPLPKRNEKPNSDEAEDFYDTSEVFSSGEENGAESEGEVQPSGGQPAEQPDRRRATRGQLPVRFSDYEMGMVALETDEPTTYKEAITCGEKKKLVAGMTEEYCLLMSNQTWEVLVPGETERNRE, encoded by the coding sequence ATGGTATTCGTGgggtactgcaatcaacagaaagcGTACCGTTTTTTGGATAAGGACACCGGAAGAATCACCATAAGCCGTGACGTTCGCTTCATGGAGAACCTGGAATTCGGATCGGAGAAGGCACAGGGAAGATCGTCGGCGTCGGAAGGACTGCCGCCGGCGGGAAAATCGACGGAAGTGCCAGCAAATGTTCCAGATGCTGATGATTCGATTGTGGAGTTGGACCCGCTGCCGAAAAGGAACGAGAAGCCGAATAGTGATGAAGCGGAAGACTTTTACGATACTTCGGAAGTGTTTTCGAGTGGAGAAGAAAATGGTGCCGAATCTGAAGGAGAAGTCCAGCCAAGCGGCGGACAGCCGGCGGAGCAGCCGGATCGGCGACGTGCAACCCGCGGACAGTTGCCAGTGAGATTCAGCGATTACGAGATGGGCATGGTAGCACTCGAAACAGACGAACCGACCACGTACAAGGAAGCGATTACTTGCGGCGAGAAGAAGAAGTTGGTAGCTGGGATGACAGAGGAGTACTGTTTATTGATGTCCAACCAGACATGGGAGGTTCTCGTTCCCGGCGAAACGGAACGTAATCGGGAGTAA
- the LOC134206611 gene encoding LOW QUALITY PROTEIN: uncharacterized protein LOC134206611 (The sequence of the model RefSeq protein was modified relative to this genomic sequence to represent the inferred CDS: deleted 1 base in 1 codon): protein MCKVEPLGSDTDRNCRSVTVSNTVQKYEICYNMMEADFEKQIDEQNSNDFASTATNVQQEAYSEKQIDELDSDGLVSDGTDDKQDSGEIGKLAVNISGVTKLSDVSNNMGISAAGAISPLLYEQQDASAVGVITLFCQHSIFSPDDLSHLLAKSDVGQAIIQNSLKGPLSKDSKKELAGIIANHHLSCHSTGNNVALCRLPKAVLENYVNCVKLRFPAENNDMLMYYIPASPPERKNPGGSIYQAYKRLKTVKRDRERRELQHTAKLAAKENNANPHDAEQSEANRWLALNNAPWETVIKMWKMTEICRFEDTKTLKSVDIIAKYRHYAAPLGYQLIDQDFNSLGFVEGVHKWTELVKKLKPYFILKVRDQFSAAILEFMSHDQATEDILVCCTLMLLNCCVKPCKINKNVRPTILSAQEDTLLFAENLESGVDLIRKLIETYAAQGVAAHPKILAIGSSYRKLTGEFYVIFNRVQYKVDSAARAVDIMIKMCNVMNQPFSKVTKLVWYTVEEVLYDIRAPAQYKEIESINKLLK, encoded by the exons ATGTGTAAGGTTGAACCACTCGGTTCCGATACCGACAGAAATTGTAGAAGTGTGACAGTTAGCAACACTgttcaaaaatatgaaatttgttACAACATGATGGAAGCTGATTTCGAAAAGCAAATTGACGAACAGAATTCAAACGATTTCGCGAGTACAGCTACGAATGTGCAACAGGAAGCTTATTCCGAGAAGCAAATTGACGAACTCGATTCAGACGGCCTCGTGAGCGACGGCACGGATGATAAACAGGATAGTGGTGAGATAGGCAAGCTAGCGGTAAACATAAGTGGTGTAACCAAGCTATCGGATGTGTCCAATAACATGGGAATTTCAGCTGCTGGTGCAATAAGCCCGCTATTATATGAGCAACAAGATGCATCGGCCGTTGGG GTAATCACCTTAT TTTGCCAACACTCCATTTTTTCACCAGACGATCTGAGTCATCTACTGGCCAAATCGGATGTCGGACAAGCT ATTATCCAGAACAGCTTGAAGGGACCGTTATCGAAGGATAGCAAGAAGGAATTAGCTGGCATCATCGCGAATCATCATCTTTCCTGTCACTCCACTGGTAATAACGTAGCATTATGTCGGTTACCGAAGGCAGTGCTGGAGAACTACGTGAACTGCGTGAAGCTGCGATTTCCAGCCGAAAACAATGATATG CTAATGTATTACATCCCGGCCTCGCCTCCGGAGAGAAAGAATCCAGGAGGATCGATATACCAGGCATATAAGCGTTTGAAAACCGTTAAGCGAGATCGAGAGCGAAGAGAACTTCAGCACACGGCAAAACTAGCTGCTAAGGAAAATAACGCTAACCCTCATGATGCTGAACAGTCTGAAGCTAACAGGTGGCTTGCTCTCAATAATGCACCTTGGGAAACAGTTATTAAAATGTGGAAAATGACAGAAATATGCCGATTTGAAGATACAAAGACGCTGAAATCCGTTGATATTATTGCGAAGTATCGCCATTACGCAGCTCCACTTGGATATCAACTG attGATCAAGACTTCAACTCACTTGGATTTGTCGAAGGTGTTCATAAATGGACAGAACTGGTGAAGAAATTAAAACCGTACTTTATTCTCAAAGTACGTGACCAGTTCTCCGCCGCTATACTTGAATTTATGAGTCACGATCAAGCTACTGAAG ACATACTTGTATGTTGTACTCTGATGCTACTGAACTGCTGTGTGAAACCCTGCAAGATCAACAAAAATGTCCGGCCAACGATACTCTCTGCCCAGGAAGATACATTGTTGTTTGCTGAAAACCTGGAAAGCGGTGTGGACCTTATCCGTAAACTTATCGAAACGTATGCAGCACAAGGAGTTGCTGCTCACCCTAAAATTTTGGCAATTGGTTCAAGCTACAGAAAGCTTACTGGAGAATTCTATGTGATATTCAACCGTGTTCAGTACAAAGTTGATTCAGCTGCTCGTGCGGTAGATATTATGATCAAGATGTGTAACGTTATGAATCAACCATTTTCGAAGGTTACAAAACTCGTGTGGTACACCGTTGAAGAAGTCCTGTATGATATTCGCGCACCCGCTCAATACAAAGAAATCGAATCCATCAACAAACTTCTGAAATGA